In Bos indicus x Bos taurus breed Angus x Brahman F1 hybrid chromosome 23, Bos_hybrid_MaternalHap_v2.0, whole genome shotgun sequence, a single genomic region encodes these proteins:
- the MRPL2 gene encoding 39S ribosomal protein L2, mitochondrial codes for MALRVVTRALGSLSLTPRIAAVPGPSLLPAAQVTNNVLLQLPSASMLLPSRPLLTSVALSAKFVSWKSRTKYTTMPVKMRKSGGRNHTGRIQVHGIGGGHKQRYRMIDFLRFRPEQESKPGPFEEKVIVVRYDPCRSADIALVAGGNRKRWIIATENMKAGDTILNSDHIGRMAVAAREGDAHPLGALPVGTLINNVESEPGRGAQYIRAAGTCGVLLRKVNGTAIIQLPSKRQMQVLETCTATVGRVSNVDHNKRVIGKAGRNRWLGKRPNSGRWHRKGGWAGRKIRPLPPMKSYVKLPSAAAQN; via the exons ATGGCCCTGCGGGTAGTGACCCGCGCTCTTGGCTCACTGAGCCTGACCCCCCGGATTGCCGCCGTCCCCGGCCCAAGCCTGCTCCCGGCCGCCCAG gTGACAAACAATGTCCTCCTTCAGCTGCCCTCTGCGTCGATGTTGCTTCCCAGCCGCCCACTCCTTACCTCTGTGGCCCTTAGTGCTAAGTTTGTGTCCTGGAAGAGTCGTACGAAGTATACCACTATGCCAGTAAAGATGAGGAAGTCTGGGGGCCGAAACCACACAG GCCGTATCCAGGTGCATGGTATTGGCGGGGGCCACAAGCAGCGTTATCGAATGATTGACTTTCTGCGGTTCCGGCCCGAGCAGGAATCCAAGCCAGGACCCTTTGAGGAGAAGGTCATAGTTGTCCGCTATGATCCCTGTAG GTCAGCAGACATAGCTCTGGTTGCTGGGGGCAACCGGAAACGCTGGATCATTGCCACAGAAAACATGAAGGCTGGAGACACAATCCTGAACTCTGACCACATAGGCCGAATGGCAG TTGCTGCTCGGGAAGGGGACGCCCATCCTCTTGGGGCCTTGCCAGTGGGGACCCTCATCAACAATGTGGAGAGTGAGCCAGGCCGCGGGGCCCAGTATATCCGAGCTGCCG ggacctGTGGCGTGCTGCTACGGAAGGTGAACGGGACAGCCATTATCCAGCTGCCCTCTAAGAGGCAGATGCAG gtgctGGAGACGTGCACAGCCACAGTGGGCCGAGTCTCCAACGTTGACCACAACAAACGGGTCATCGGCAAGGCTGGGCGGAACCGCTGGCTGGGAAAGAGGCCGAACAGTGGGCGATGGCACCGCAAGGGGGGCTGGGCAGGCCGAAAGATCCGGCCGCTGCCCCCCATGAAGAGTTACGTGAAGCTGCCCTCAGCTGCTGCCCAAAACTGA
- the KLC4 gene encoding kinesin light chain 4, producing MSGLVLGQRDEPAGHRLSQEEILGSTRLVSQGLEALHSEHQAVLQSLSQTIECLQQGGHEEGLVHEKARQLRRSMENIELGLSEAQVMLALANHLSTVESEKQKLRAQVRRLCQENQWLRDELAGTQQRLQRSEQAVAQLEEEKKHLEFLGQLRQYDEDGHAAEEKEGDASKDSLDDLFPNEEEEDPSNGLSRGQGAQHSGYEIPARLRTLHNLVIQYAAQGRYEVAVPLCKQALEDLERTSGRGHPDVATMLNILALVYRDQNKYKEAALLLNDALSIRESTLGRDHPAVAATLNNLAVLYGKRGKYKEAEPLCQRALEIREKVLGTNHPDVAKQLNNLALLCQNQGKYEAVERYYRRALAIYEGQLGPDNPNVARTKNNLASCYLKQGKYAEAETLYKEILTRAHVQEFGSVDDDHKPIWMHAEEREEMSKIRHREGSTPYAEYGGWYKACKVSSPTVNTTLRNLGALYRRQGKLEAAETLEECALRSRKQGTDPISQTKVAELLGEGDSGRTSQEGLGGSVKFEGGEDASVAVEWSGDGSGALQRSGSLGKIRDVLRRSSELLVRKLQGSEPRPSSSNMKRAASLNYLNQPSAAPLQVSRGLSASSMDLSSSS from the exons ATGTCGGGCCTGGTGTTGGGACAGCGGGATGAGCCTGCAGGGCACCGGCTCAGCCAGGAGGAGATCCTGGGGAGCACCCGTCTGGTGAGCCAGGGGCTGGAAGCTCTCCACAGTGAACACCAGGCTGTGCTGCAAAGCCTCTCCCAGACCATCGAGTGTCTGCAGCAGGGTGGCCATGAAGAAGGCCTGGTACATGAGAAGGCCCGGCAGCTGCGCCGTTCCATGGAAAACATAGAGCTGGGGCTGAGTGAGGCCCAG GTGATGCTGGCTTTGGCCAACCACCTGAGCACAGTGGAGTCGGAGAAACAGAAGCTGCGGGCACAGGTCCGGCGGCTCTGCCAGGAGAACCAGTGGCTCCGGGACGAGCTGGCCGGCACCCAGCAGCGGCTCCAGCGCAGCGAACAGGCCGTGGCTCagctggaggaagagaagaagcacCTGGAGTTCCTGGGGCAGCTGCGGCAGTACGACGAGGATGGGCACGCTGCG gaggagaaggaaggtgaTGCCTCCAAGGATTCCCTGGATGACCTCTTCCCCAACGAGGAGGAAGAGGACCCCAGCAATGGCT TGTCCCGTGGCCAGGGCGCCCAGCACAGTGGCTATGAGATCCCGGCGAGGCTGCGGACACTGCACAACCTGGTGATCCAGTACGCAGCCCAGGGTCGCTATGAGGTGGCTGTGCCGCTCTGCAAGCAGGCGCTGGAGGACCTGGAGCGCACGTCTGGCCGCGGCCACCCCGACGTGGCCACCATGCTCAACATCCTGGCTCTGGTGTATCG GGACCAGAATAAGTACAAGGAAGCTGCGCTCCTGCTCAATGATGCCCTCAGCATCCGGGAGAGCACCCTGGGCCGGGACCACCCCGCT GTGGCGGCCACACTCAACAACCTGGCTGTGCTCTATGGGAAGAGGGGCAAATATAAGGAGGCGGAGCCGCTGTGCCAGCGGGCACTGGAGATTCGAGAAAAG GTCCTGGGTACCAACCACCCGGATGTGGCAAAGCAGCTAAACAACCTGGCCCTGTTGTGCCAAAACCAGGGCAAGTACGAGGCTGTGGAACGCTATTACCGGCGGGCACTGGCCATCTATGAGGGGCAGCTGGGGCCGGACAACCCTAACGTGGCCCGGACCAAGAACAACCTG GCTTCCTGTTACCTGAAACAAGGCAaatatgctgaagctgagactctcTACAAGGAGATCCTGACACGTGCCCATGTGCAGGAGTTTGGCTCTGTGGATG ATGACCACAAGCCCATCTGGATGCATGCAGAGGAGCGGGAGGAAATGAGCAAA ATCCGGCACCGTGAGGGCAGCACACCCTATGCTGAGTATGGAGGCTGGTACAAGGCCTGCAAAGTGAGCAG CCCCACAGTGAACACAACCTTGAGAAACCTGGGAGCTCTGTACAGGCGCCAGGGAAAGCTGGAGGCAGCTGAGACCCTGGAGGAATGTGCCCTGCGCTCCCGGAAACAG ggCACTGACCCAATCAGCCAGACCAAGGTGGCCGAGCTGCTTGGGGAGGGTGACAGTGGAAGGACCTCCCAGGAGGGCCTGGGGGGCAGCGTGAAATTCGAGGGAGGTGAAGATGCCTCGGTGGCGGTGGAGTGGTCAGGG GATGGCAGTGGGGCGCTGCAGAGGAGCGGCTCTCTGGGCAAGATCCGAGATGTGCTTCGTAGAAGCAGCGAACTCCTGGTGAGGAAGCTCCAGGGGTCCGAGCCCCGGCCTTCCAG cAGCAACATGAAGCGTGCAGCCTCCTTGAACTATCTGAACCAACCCAGTGCAGCGCCCCTCCAG GTCTCCCGGGGCCTCAGTGCCAGCAGTATGGACCTCTCTTCAAGTAGCTGA